TCATCAAATTTCATCTGGGCAGTTCCCAGATCCTGGGTGATATAAACAGAAGTACCATCCGCACGCAGCACCAGTTTCTGATCCAGACCATCTTCAGTCAGGTCGATCCATACTGAACCATCAGGTTTCTTAAAGAAAACACCTTTGGCCAGGCCTTCTTCGACAGTATCTTTGCCCAGTAGGTATGTATTACTTTCATAATAATACTGATCAAAATCAACACCCAGGTTTTTATAACTTACAGCGAAGCCATCATAAACCCACCCGTTCATTTTCTTCCACAATGTGATAACCGCTTCATCACCAGCTTCCCAGGCTAATAACATAGCCTGAGCTTCTTTGATTAAAGGCGCATTCTTTTTAGCTTCATCTTCAGTCTGACCAGCTTCTTTAAGTGTTTCGATTTCCTTTTTGTATTCTTTATCGAAGATCACATAATACTTGCCAACCAGGTGATCGCCTTTTAAGCCAGAGCTTTCAGGAGTCTCTCCGTTGCCCCATTTCTGCCAGGCCAGCATAGATTTACAGATGTGTATACCTCTGTCGTTGACAAGGTTAACCTTAAATACCTCTGCCCCGTTTGCTTTAAGCAGTTCAGAAACAGAATAGCCTAATAAGTTATTACGTACGTGTCCTAAATGAAGTGGTTTATTCGTATTTGGCGAAGAATATTCGACCATTACTTTTTTTCCTGTTGATGGAATCGTACCAAATTCTTCCTTAAGCAGGTCAGTCTGGAAAAGATCAACCCAGTAAGTTGTGGCGATGCTCAGGTTTAAAAACCCTTTTACCACATTAAAAGCAGTAACCTCTTCGATATGTGCTTTAAGGTATTCCCCAAGTTCGGTAGCAGTTACTTCAGGTGATTTTTTAGAAAAGCGGACTACAGGAAACACAACGATAGTGATTTCGCCTTCAAATTCGCTGCGCGTATCCTGAAGACTCACTTGTGATTCCGGTAAATCCTGTTGGTATAGTTCTTTGACTGCGTTAACAGTCGCGGTAATAATATGTTGTTGGATATTCATAATTCTATTCGTTTCTAAAGGCATTCGTTGCCTTAATTAAAATCTCAAATGCGTGCTCAGCCATTTGATTTTCCCGGTCAAGGGTGGGATTAACTTCTACTATCTCAAAACAACATACCTTTTGATAAGCAAGGAATCTGGACATCAGTCCACCTGCTTCACGTTCAGTAAGCCCCTGAGCTACCGGGGTTCCGGTACCTCTTGAAGCTGTAGGA
This portion of the Pedobacter lusitanus genome encodes:
- the argS gene encoding arginine--tRNA ligase, encoding MNIQQHIITATVNAVKELYQQDLPESQVSLQDTRSEFEGEITIVVFPVVRFSKKSPEVTATELGEYLKAHIEEVTAFNVVKGFLNLSIATTYWVDLFQTDLLKEEFGTIPSTGKKVMVEYSSPNTNKPLHLGHVRNNLLGYSVSELLKANGAEVFKVNLVNDRGIHICKSMLAWQKWGNGETPESSGLKGDHLVGKYYVIFDKEYKKEIETLKEAGQTEDEAKKNAPLIKEAQAMLLAWEAGDEAVITLWKKMNGWVYDGFAVSYKNLGVDFDQYYYESNTYLLGKDTVEEGLAKGVFFKKPDGSVWIDLTEDGLDQKLVLRADGTSVYITQDLGTAQMKFDDFKMDESIYVVGNEQDYHFKVLFLILDKLGKSWAKGLYHLSYGMVDLPSGKMKSREGTVVDADDLIAEMIATAKQKTEALGKVDHFEEEEKASLYYKIGMGALKYFLLKVEPKKRLLFDPAESIDFQGNTGPFIQYTHARIKSLLSKADYKKGEHVANDIELSATELEMIILLSGYPAEIAAAAKAFSPASLANYIYEVAKMFNKFYHEIPPIVKEENAAMKQHRLNLSWVTANILKSGMRILGIEVPERM